The sequence below is a genomic window from Setaria italica strain Yugu1 chromosome IV, Setaria_italica_v2.0, whole genome shotgun sequence.
AACAGTGATGCGAAGCATCTTCTTTAGGCCCGTTTCATCGACGCAAGAACATCAAGTCGAGCATTAGCACAGTGACAGTGCAACCCTCGCTGTCAGTGCCATGTAGTTCGCCACAAACCTCTCAGCCTATCAAGTTCAGATGAACGGAACCTGGCCGTCCCTCCCCTGCCCAAACGTCAAGCAAGCCCTCATGAGACGCGAAAGCGTGTATTCAAAGACACGGCTGGCCGGCTACCTTTTCTCCGGCCCTCTTGCGTTGCGTCACGCCGGTGacgcaggcaggcaggcaggtccGGGGCATCAGGAAAGGAAAAGGGGGCCAAGTGCATGAACCACGGAACCAGCCGGTACAGGGGAGCGGCACAGGACGCAGCGAGGAAAAAAAGGAGGGGCAGAGGCCAGGGAGGATGAACGTGGTAGCGGCCGGGTCAACCGGCGCTTGCTTGGCAGCTGCCGGGGAGGCGAACAAGTGCACAGGACAGGCCAACGGCAACGCGCAGTGACTTCTCATGGTCAGGGCTCCAGGGTTCATGGCTGACCTTGAAGCTGTGGATAGTTTTGACAGGGGGTTTTGGATACAAATCTTGATAGTTGAGTTAAAGGAGTTTTTGAAATGAATATAAACTCATTTTTGGTATTCTAGAGGCAGCATGGTCTTTGAGTGCATAGCTCTCCCGACCAGCTCGACTCAAGAAGCACATATAATGACTGACTTTTTTTATGATCATTTCACTTGGTCGGAAGAGCAGTATTTGATCGAACATTTTCAGAACTCGGTTACCATGATCTTGGCCAAGAAGATTAAGCACTGATGCGCAACAACTGACCAATGATTTCTTCAGGCCGCTCAGTTCTAGGAAGGCATGCTTTACAAGCCAAGCCTGACTGAATGAACAGCCCTGGCTGGTTTCAGTTAAACAAGGCAGCAGCCCCTGCTCATCATCCCAGGGTCGCTGATACAATCCACAAGGAATTCACAGAAACTTCCTAGCCATAGTCATATAAACAGGATCATTGCCTTAACATAATGTAATAGCACAAGCATGGTACTAAACTACTAATGATATGTTCACAGGGCACATGACTTGAAAGGGAACACAAGCTTTATTTATCTTCAGAAGGTTGCAAAGGTTACAGTGTATCAAACAATCACCTGCCTGCAAAATCATATCTGGAGGAGAAAAACAACCGCACAGGGTTGTCATGGCAAAGGCTCTACAGAATGAGCCTTGCAAAGGCCAGATCCCCAAGCACATAGGCAAACCCTACCGACACTGCGAACCAGCAACCATCCGTGACCAACAAACTGAACTCGACGAGGTTGCAGACACCCAGACATTGAAGATACCGGGGCTACAAACTCAAAGAGGCGTTGATGTCTGCAAACTCTATAACCAGAGTAGTACTGGAAAGAAGACACACTTGACAATACTTGAGCTCCAAACACGACTTGAGAAACTGCATGGTGAGGTGACTCTGATCACAAGGGCTTAGGTTGGGATGGAGGGGGCAGGGCACCATGGTAATGGCTGCCGAAGGCTCAAGGAACAGACATCCTCACATGAGGACACCTGCAAAAAAACAGCCTCGGCAAAAAATGCCCCCTCAGGAAAACAACCAGGCCCTAAGACAAACAGGAGACCCACCATGGCACAAACACGAGCCGGAAACCAGACTCAACTATGAAGCATGGACTGAAGTACTACCGCTACGGTTGTATATTTGCATCTGGAGAAGGTTGACCCAGCATCTCCAGCAACTAATCGCCTTCTTGTTGCTCTAAGCAAGGATGTCGCACCGCCAGAGCTGCTTCTCCAGTGAGGCGATGTTGTGGTTGCCGATGAAGTTGAACTGGAGATTGAGTCCTTCCAAGGATGAAGACATGCTGCCTAAGAAAGGAACACTCTTCTGGGTGACCTTCATGCAACCAGAAAGTGAGAGGATGCGAAGCTTGAGCTGCTTTGCTGCCGCCAAGACTGCAACACCATAGTCGCTGACCATGCAGTTTGAAAGATCAAGCTCAGCAAGCTGGCTGCAGCTCTCAGAGATTGCAAACAGGCTTGCATCAGTAATCCTACTGCAGCCCTCAAGGCTAAGGTGTGCAAGAGAAGCACCATGTGCCTTCACCAAGGCAGAAACAGCTGCATCTGTGAGATTCTCACAGCCATTCAAATCAACATTGACCAGCCCGCTCTCAGAACTCTTGATCAATGGAAGGAAGCCATTGTCGGTGACTGCACCAAGGCCGCTCAAATTGACATTCTCCAACTGAGGGCAGATCATGCCCACCATGGCCAAGCTGGCATCTGTGAAACCCGGGCAATCCTTGATGGTCAGGGAGCGAAGCGACTTGCATACTGGAAGCTGTGCAGGTGCAGAGCAGATGTCCTTGATCCCAATGCATTTGACCAAAGAGAGAGCCTTAAACTTCGGACTGCAGTTGAGGAGGAAAGCAAGAATGCCCATGAGAGTAACCTTGTTGCATTCCTCAATCTGCAGGTTCTCCAGAACCCTTGCTGATTCGGCGAATTCCTTGAGGCAACCATCTGAGACCTTGCTGCACTTCTTGAGGTTAACAAGCTTCAAACTTGGGCTGAACTTGGCAACAGATGCAAGAGCAAGATCCGTGAGTCCCGGGCAGGAGGTGACAGTCATACATCTGAGCTTCTGAAGGCCCATGGCATTGGCCATCACCCAAAATCCCCTCTCACCAACTGCTGGGAGGCGAGCGAGGGTGAGGTCTGTGATTGCCTTCCCATAGTACCCAATCACCGCGAGAGAAGCATCAGTAATGCTCAGACCCTGGAGCCGGACCTTGGCCAATGAAGCGGTTGCGGAGCAGACGAGGCCAGACACACCCTGATCATCAACATGAGCGCAGTTCTTGATGTTCACCGCCTGCAGCTTCGTGCAGCTCCGGCCAATTGCCTTGAGACCCTCGTTGGCAACACCAGAGCACGCCTCGATGGTCAACGACTTCAACTCCGGGCACCCCTGAGCGACGGCAATAAGGGCCTTGTCCGTGACCAGCGGGCAACCAGTGACGTCAAGCCGCTCCAGCGCGTGGCACTCGGCGGCGATCTCGGCGAGCCCGGCGTCCGTCACCTGTGGAACATCCCACAGGGAAAGGGACCGGAGGGCCGGGCagccgcgggcgagcgcggagacGCCGGCGTCAGTGACGCCGCGCGCCGGGTGGCTCCCGCGGACGGAGACGGCGGaaaggcggccggcgacggccgccgccgtgagGCGCGCGTCCGTGGCCTCCTTGCCCTCGAGGGTCCTCTCgcgggcgtcgccgtcgtgGTCCATGAGGtcggcctcgtcgtcgtcctcgccgccgaggtACTCCTGGTTGAGGTCCGgcacggcgggggcgggcggggcgagcACGGCCTCGGAGGCGCGGATGCCTGCGAGGAGCGCGAGCCAGCGGCGGGAGACGCAGGCCGAGGCGCAGCGCGCGCGGGCGCCCCGCACGCGGCGGAGGACCTCGAAGAGGCACTCGTCCGGGAGCGCGTCCAGGGACGGCTCCTCCCTCCGCTTCTGCCGCTTGGGCGCGGCCGTCACGGCGGGCTCAGCGGCCGCCGACGCGAACACGCGCTTCCGCGACCGGACGCCGGCGAGAGCGCCATCACCTGATCCAAGAAACGAGGCAGAAATCGGTAAGCACACAAGCCAAGACGAAGCCCAATCCCCACATCTGCAACTACATATCTTCATAAAATCACCCTTCAACCAAAAAGCAAGGACCTTTACCTCTGTATCCCTGGAACGGAGACATGTCGAGCCGCCAAAGGCCAAGAACGCCGCGGAAGAAGCCGGAGCCTGCTCCAAGAACGCCGGCGCAAGAAcaggaaggaagagaaggaacaGCACCAGTTGATCGGAGGGTTGGGGGAAGAAACGCCGAACCCTATCGCCTTGCCGCGACAGGGAAAAaatggcggaggaggaggaggaggtgggaggGGGACGGGTtggggaaggaggagggaggtgggTGGTGCGATGGGGGAGGAGTGCCCGGTGGCGCTGGCTTTTTATGTGGTGGCGAACCCGGAAGGCAACTTGTCCAAGTTGGGCGCCGTTCGTACCCCCTCTCCCCCTGTCATCTGGATCTGCTCGCCATTCTGCCCGGTTCATTgaatctcttctctctctctctctctctccctctccctctctctcttctctagcTCAGTCCAGTCGGGGGTGGATGTTGAAAATCACGTCTGGCACCCCATTTTTTCATTCAACAGTAGCTTGCCTGCCTTTTAAACTCCGGCTAGCCTTTACTCTTCTCTACTGGCAAAAGTAGTTTTCCCCGTTAGTTAATAGTTAGGAATAAGGATTTCGAGGGTGAGGTTCGGCAATACGAGGCTTAAGAGGAAGAGATTTACTCCATCTCAATCAATTGGAACTTTGCTTAGGCCAGGTTtggttttttttcttatttttagcacctgtgtttagatactaattagaagtattaaatgtagactatttacaaaacccattacataagtggaggctaNNNNNNNNNNNNNNNNNNNNNNNNNNNNNNNNNNNNNNNNNNNNNNNNNNNNNNNNNNNNNNNNNNNNNNNNNNNNNNNNNNNNNNNNNNNNNNNNNNNNAAATCTTACAGAGTAGCCGTGTGCTGGTAATATTTGTTTAGGGAAATTGTAGCGCGACAGTTAAATATTGGTGGAGCATTGTGATTAGTAGTAAATAGTAATTGTAGTAAAAGTAAAACTGCGATGCATGGCTTACTTTGTTGTCGTCGTACATGCGCCTCGCATGTAGAGCGCCAAGCATGACAAGAACTGCCGCTGTTGCACCAGGTAGAAGGAATTTACCTTTGCCTGGCAAACAAAATACGGAGTTGGAATCTTTCTTTGTCTGAAGAGTGGCAGTGCGATGTGAGATCCACAGATAAGGGGTGGAGAGAAGAGAAACCAAAACCTTGGGAGTCGCCGGAGTTGGCGGCGTGGATGCGGCGAGAGGGAGGGCGGTTGCGGTGGCGGGCTGAGGCGAGGagatggagcggcggcggcggcggcggccatggagatgGAGGGCGCCGAACCCTAAACCTCATGCCGCTCTTTCCCCCAAACGAAATCGATTCTCTTTCCTTGCCTTGTACCACGGCTGtaggtcgccgtcgccgtcgccgtcgccgtcgcaggTGAGAAAATGGTGT
It includes:
- the LOC101758377 gene encoding EIN3-binding F-box protein 1; its protein translation is MSPFQGYRGDGALAGVRSRKRVFASAAAEPAVTAAPKRQKRREEPSLDALPDECLFEVLRRVRGARARCASACVSRRWLALLAGIRASEAVLAPPAPAVPDLNQEYLGGEDDDEADLMDHDGDARERTLEGKEATDARLTAAAVAGRLSAVSVRGSHPARGVTDAGVSALARGCPALRSLSLWDVPQVTDAGLAEIAAECHALERLDVTGCPLVTDKALIAVAQGCPELKSLTIEACSGVANEGLKAIGRSCTKLQAVNIKNCAHVDDQGVSGLVCSATASLAKVRLQGLSITDASLAVIGYYGKAITDLTLARLPAVGERGFWVMANAMGLQKLRCMTVTSCPGLTDLALASVAKFSPSLKLVNLKKCSKVSDGCLKEFAESARVLENLQIEECNKVTLMGILAFLLNCSPKFKALSLVKCIGIKDICSAPAQLPVCKSLRSLTIKDCPGFTDASLAMVGMICPQLENVNLSGLGAVTDNGFLPLIKSSESGLVNVDLNGCENLTDAAVSALVKAHGASLAHLSLEGCSRITDASLFAISESCSQLAELDLSNCMVSDYGVAVLAAAKQLKLRILSLSGCMKVTQKSVPFLGSMSSSLEGLNLQFNFIGNHNIASLEKQLWRCDILA